A DNA window from Zingiber officinale cultivar Zhangliang chromosome 3A, Zo_v1.1, whole genome shotgun sequence contains the following coding sequences:
- the LOC122052212 gene encoding serine/threonine protein phosphatase 2A 55 kDa regulatory subunit B beta isoform-like isoform X1 encodes MNGHSGEKGGPAASSSSVTPPLDWKFSQVFGERLSGEEVQEVDIISAIEFDKTGDHLATGDRGGRVVLFERTDTRNLGSRKDLEAQDYQISRHAEFRYKTEFQSHEPEFDYLKSLEIEEKINEIGWCQTANGALSLLSTNDKTIKYWKVQEKKVKQIAEMSLDASRVVGNGCSGSSTTNSPTPSLSNGCSGSTYLSNDLSFPPGGFPSLRLPVVVTSHEKSLVARCRRIYAHAHDYHINSISTNSDGETFISADDLRINLWNLEISSQSFNIVDVKPANMEDLTEVITCAEFHPVHCNMLAYSSSKGSIRLIDLRQSALCDNHSMLFENHEAPGSRSFFTEIIASISDIKFANDGRHILSRDYMTLKLWDINMDSAPVATFDVHEYLRPRLCDLYENDSIFDKFECCLSGDGLRVATGSYSNLFRVFGCVPGSNESTTLEASKNPMRKQAQNATRASRSLCSLTRVVRRGAEIPSVDANGNSFDPAIKLLHLAWHPTENLIACAAANSLYMYYA; translated from the exons ATGAACGGGCACAGTGGCGAGAAAGGTGGGCCGGCGGCGTCATCGTCGTCCGTGACGCCGCCTTTGGATTGGAAGTTCTCGCAGGTCTTTGGGGAGCGCCTATCGGGGGAGGAGGTCCAGGAAG TGGATATCATCTCAGCAATAGAATTTGATAAAACTGGAGACCATCTTGCAACTGGAGATAGAGGAGGCCGTGTTGTTTTGTTTGAGAGGACAGATACTAGAAAT CTTGGCTCTCGGAAGGATCTAGAGGCACAGGATTATCAGATTAGTAGGCATGCTGAGTTTCGCTACAAAACTGAGTTTCAAAGCCATGAACCAGAG tTTGACTATCTCAAAAGCTTGGAAATAGAGGAGAAGATTAATGAAATCGGATGGTGTCAAACAGCTAATGGTGCTTTATCACTTCTCTCAACTAATGATAAAACAATTAAATACTGGAAG GTACAAGAAAAGAAGGTCAAACAAATTGCTGAGATGAGCTTAGATGCTTCAAGGGTTGTCGGAAATGGCTGCAGTGGTAGCTCAACTACAAATAGTCCTACTCCATCTCTTTCTAATGGATGCTCCGGAAGCACGTATCTGAGCAATGACTTATCCTTCCCTCCTGGAGGGTTTCCTTCACTACGTTTGCCAGTGGTA GTGACTAGCCATGAGAAGAGCCTTGTTGCGAGATGTCGAAGAATatatgctcatgctcatgattaCCACATAAACTCTATTTCAACTAACAG TGATGGTGAGACATTTATATCAGCAGATGATCTTCGAATAAATTTGTGGAATTTGGAAATTAGCAGTCAGAGCTTTAATATTGTTGATGTCAAACCTGCAAATATGGAAGATTTAACAG AGGTTATAACTTGTGCTGAATTCCACCCAGTCCATTGTAATATGTTAGCATATAGTAGCTCAAAGGGATCTATCCGGCTTATAGATTTGCGTCAATCAGCATTATGTGATAACCATTCTATGCT GTTTGAGAATCATGAGGCACCTGGTTCAAGATCATTTTTCACTGAGATCATTGCCTCTATTTCGGATATCAAATTTGCAAACGATGGAAGACACATCCTAAGTCGTGATTATATGACCCTCAAG CTTTGGGATATAAACATGGATTCAGCTCCAGTCGCAACCTTTGACGTTCATGAGTACTTGAGGCCTAGG TTGTGTGATCTATACGAGAATGATTCCATCTTTGACAAATTTGAATGCTGTCTTAGTGGAGATGGGTTGCGTGTGGCAACTGGTTCTTACAG TAACCTTTTTCGTGTATTTGGCTGTGTTCCTGGAAGCAACGAATCAACAACTTTAGAAGCCAGTAAAAATCCAATGAG GAAACAAGCGCAAAACGCTACAAGAGCTTCCAGATCTCTTTGCAGTTTGACACGCGTCGTCCGACGAG GAGCAGAAATCCCCAGTGTCGACGCCAATGGGAACTCATTCGATCCCGCAATCAAATTGCTTCACTTGGCATGGCACCCAACTGAAAATTTGATAGCCTGTGCCGCTGCAAACAGCTTGTACATGTACTACGCATAA
- the LOC122052212 gene encoding serine/threonine protein phosphatase 2A 55 kDa regulatory subunit B beta isoform-like isoform X2, with product MNGHSGEKGGPAASSSSVTPPLDWKFSQVFGERLSGEEVQEVDIISAIEFDKTGDHLATGDRGGRVVLFERTDTRNLGSRKDLEAQDYQISRHAEFRYKTEFQSHEPEFDYLKSLEIEEKINEIGWCQTANGALSLLSTNDKTIKYWKVQEKKVKQIAEMSLDASRVVGNGCSGSSTTNSPTPSLSNGCSGSTYLSNDLSFPPGGFPSLRLPVVTSHEKSLVARCRRIYAHAHDYHINSISTNSDGETFISADDLRINLWNLEISSQSFNIVDVKPANMEDLTEVITCAEFHPVHCNMLAYSSSKGSIRLIDLRQSALCDNHSMLFENHEAPGSRSFFTEIIASISDIKFANDGRHILSRDYMTLKLWDINMDSAPVATFDVHEYLRPRLCDLYENDSIFDKFECCLSGDGLRVATGSYSNLFRVFGCVPGSNESTTLEASKNPMRKQAQNATRASRSLCSLTRVVRRGAEIPSVDANGNSFDPAIKLLHLAWHPTENLIACAAANSLYMYYA from the exons ATGAACGGGCACAGTGGCGAGAAAGGTGGGCCGGCGGCGTCATCGTCGTCCGTGACGCCGCCTTTGGATTGGAAGTTCTCGCAGGTCTTTGGGGAGCGCCTATCGGGGGAGGAGGTCCAGGAAG TGGATATCATCTCAGCAATAGAATTTGATAAAACTGGAGACCATCTTGCAACTGGAGATAGAGGAGGCCGTGTTGTTTTGTTTGAGAGGACAGATACTAGAAAT CTTGGCTCTCGGAAGGATCTAGAGGCACAGGATTATCAGATTAGTAGGCATGCTGAGTTTCGCTACAAAACTGAGTTTCAAAGCCATGAACCAGAG tTTGACTATCTCAAAAGCTTGGAAATAGAGGAGAAGATTAATGAAATCGGATGGTGTCAAACAGCTAATGGTGCTTTATCACTTCTCTCAACTAATGATAAAACAATTAAATACTGGAAG GTACAAGAAAAGAAGGTCAAACAAATTGCTGAGATGAGCTTAGATGCTTCAAGGGTTGTCGGAAATGGCTGCAGTGGTAGCTCAACTACAAATAGTCCTACTCCATCTCTTTCTAATGGATGCTCCGGAAGCACGTATCTGAGCAATGACTTATCCTTCCCTCCTGGAGGGTTTCCTTCACTACGTTTGCCAGTG GTGACTAGCCATGAGAAGAGCCTTGTTGCGAGATGTCGAAGAATatatgctcatgctcatgattaCCACATAAACTCTATTTCAACTAACAG TGATGGTGAGACATTTATATCAGCAGATGATCTTCGAATAAATTTGTGGAATTTGGAAATTAGCAGTCAGAGCTTTAATATTGTTGATGTCAAACCTGCAAATATGGAAGATTTAACAG AGGTTATAACTTGTGCTGAATTCCACCCAGTCCATTGTAATATGTTAGCATATAGTAGCTCAAAGGGATCTATCCGGCTTATAGATTTGCGTCAATCAGCATTATGTGATAACCATTCTATGCT GTTTGAGAATCATGAGGCACCTGGTTCAAGATCATTTTTCACTGAGATCATTGCCTCTATTTCGGATATCAAATTTGCAAACGATGGAAGACACATCCTAAGTCGTGATTATATGACCCTCAAG CTTTGGGATATAAACATGGATTCAGCTCCAGTCGCAACCTTTGACGTTCATGAGTACTTGAGGCCTAGG TTGTGTGATCTATACGAGAATGATTCCATCTTTGACAAATTTGAATGCTGTCTTAGTGGAGATGGGTTGCGTGTGGCAACTGGTTCTTACAG TAACCTTTTTCGTGTATTTGGCTGTGTTCCTGGAAGCAACGAATCAACAACTTTAGAAGCCAGTAAAAATCCAATGAG GAAACAAGCGCAAAACGCTACAAGAGCTTCCAGATCTCTTTGCAGTTTGACACGCGTCGTCCGACGAG GAGCAGAAATCCCCAGTGTCGACGCCAATGGGAACTCATTCGATCCCGCAATCAAATTGCTTCACTTGGCATGGCACCCAACTGAAAATTTGATAGCCTGTGCCGCTGCAAACAGCTTGTACATGTACTACGCATAA